The sequence AATTTCATCATAGATATTATTGTTAACCATAATTGTGGTTGGACAGCTCATCACTAGACTTTGTATTCATCGACCCTCTATGACAGTCTGTGCCTTCCAAAAAATTTTCGTGAACAAAGGCACATCTTGCATAATATGCGTCATGGTTCCCTTCACTCCTCTTTAGATCGTGCATTCCcccgaaaattgtttttcctaaATTTTGAATGCCAATTTATCCtgttagtaaaaaaaaaagaatggcccCTTTATTCCATCAAAACCTTGTGATGTTTAACCACCTATTTTCTTCTGGAGATTGCGATCCCTCTATATCTTGCGTGAAATACAATTTAGTTGAtgcggtgaaaaaaaaaatagaataatgCAAATAATTTTATATCGCGCATTTGTTGGAACGCCcaagaaaaatgtacaacAGGTAAGTGAAACTAACTTTTTAACACATTaaaagatataaaagaaaacacatgagttcatttttaaaatatttatagaTCAAGAATAAAAAGTGAGGACAGATGTGTGGTTGCCACGGACTAGGAGGAAAGGTGGCATGTTGGCTGTCAGCGTTTCCAACCAACTCATGTAAAGTGGGCCGCTAACTGTTCCTTTTTGTGGTACCGGCAGCGTCCTGGTAAGGAAATAAAGTTTAATTactcaatttgtttttgttttatgtttaacTTTCAAAGCAACAACTTACATGACAATGAGATTTGCCTGAGTGGAATGCTGCAACAGCAACTCCCTCAACCTCATGAAATTGAAGGTTTTGGGCTTCTCAGCTATCAGCTCCGACTCTTTGATGACTGGTGCTGATTGTTGGTAAAGGAAAACATTAAAGCAAGTGAATCCTTTAGACATGCTGAACTTATAACTACCATTGCAATTTTGCATGCTGGACTCGTCATCTTTACGTACGAATTCGTGCGTCAGAGCGTCGAACCAGGCCTTCGTTTGCGTAGAGGGAGTCTCTGTTAAGTCGGGAATCACGACCACATCCGAAACGAGTATGCGGAATTTACTCAACAATAGTCGCATGCTGAACGAAATCAAAGATATTTACAATTTATGTGTCTGACACGTTGTTTTATAGATAACGATCGtacctttctttcttgtgGCTTTGCTCCTCATTGACATCTGCCAGGCAGAAAACGCGTAACTTGGAATCGGCCCAGGTAGAACGTGTTGTCAATATGTGGGGCAATAACATAGATAGTCCACCGTCATCGTAGAGCCACCACACATCGATGGTGCCCCGTTTTTGCCTCATACGGAAACGATAGATGCTGTTTTGCACATCAGGAGACAACTCGTTTCCTTGAGGATCCCTGAGTTTTCACAACGTGAATTATAGTGATACTTTGAAATCAACGTAGCAACTCGTTTGTACTTACTTGAACATAACTCGTGTTTTCTTCATATGTTTTTTCTGTGCAGCGGAAATGGCATCACCAGACAAAGATATTTCATTAGGCTGTTGGGGTTTCCTATTTTCCACTGACTCGTCTGTTAGCCCAGTGTCTATGCTTCCGCTAATTActgtaaaaagaaagttaCGAAACCCTGAAGACTGAGTACAGAAcattaaaataatattattacCGAATGGTTTTGAAGAAAGACTGCCGTCAGGTGAATCTGCAAATGAAGGATTGTCAACGCCTtcgccatttgtttttttgctagCAGAATTGTTCATGTCGTAGTCCCGAATAATTCCCTCGTAATCGAGTCCTTCTTGAACGCGAAGAATGGCCACGGCAACGTGCATTTCCAAAGCCGTACTAccgaaataagaaaaacagcaaCGCTTGAGTTTTAGTTAAATTAAACAATCAATAAAGGCTAGTCAACTAACTTGATGGCGACGAAATAGCTTTCAATCTCTTCGTTGTTGCTAGTACGCCACTCGCTTTGATAGCCAAGCAAAAGGATGTTGGGTCTCATTTTTCCCACTCCTGTAGCCTGTAACAAGGCTCCTACCCCGTTGGCAAACGATAAATTGTCCACCAGTGAATAAAATGCCTTTGTCTTGTGGGCTCGAAGCCAGTGCAAGGATTTTTTGATGCGATACGAACGATCCTTATGACTTTGGCGCTCCTAGACAGAATAAAAACATGGACACAATCAGAAACTTGGAAATGGCAAAACATAAATACCTTGAGGACATCGCCGCACACCAtcaatgaattgtttttacaGAGAAGATAGGCAAAGTCGACGAGAGAGGGCCTCATGTTGGGAAGCCCAGTCATAACAAGAATTTGTGGCGTGTAAGTCTTAGTGTGATCGTCGATATTGCAAAATTGCTGAGCATTAGTAAGTGCCGTTTTGTAAACCTGCACCTGTGTCGACGAACCCCAGTTGACGTCTGAAAAAATTAGGCGTTCTCGTGAAACAATGCCACATCAAAGAGAATAATCAGTACAAGTAAATCCATTACCTGGTTTACGGTATCTGACTataaaaaagaaggtgaacaCTAAGGCACATGTCACGAGAGCTGTTGGCCAACTACACATGGCCGCCACAGAGAGAcaactacagatcgatttttagcctggcaaggctatttttgccaattttaggctggcaaggctttttttggtgtgccatttagcccctttatagtacgcatggcccttcttttttctcttttcttttctctcttctttttttctttcttcttgttttctctcttgaaggcgtagaatcttgcgtcttgatctgttgtagaagcttgcggaatccgatgaatcttgcgtatcttcaatgaagatttggagggaaagggaggggggaaattggcggtgtcgggacttgaacccggggccttcagaatgcgaagcgaaggtggtaaccactgggccaggaccgcacatctcaaacaaatttatttttcatcgaccttcgttctaataccggaactatataatatgtgactaatagtAGTATCGCGCTGTGGtagggcgctgtggtatagcactgagatcatacgtcgactgtccgtgttcggttcttatagacgccattgcttcaaaaaatttttatttatttttataaatgtaaataaaaaaataaaataacccattttatttattttagaacagtattaaatcgaacacatttttaaagtaattaaccagtgcccgtcaaagccaaacaagttaccagaaaaatttaaattggctatggaaataaaaccatcggattgccccatcatatttgtttagttaagtaataaagatatggttttttccaaaaataattgtcatcgaactttcaacgttataaagcctcaagagaatcacagcgtttcccaatgaacagtgtgttgctcacctagataacaaaattgtgtgagaggcctcgggttcatcatgtcggatggatgacatgacatttctatacttaatgcggattccccagacggtatttgatattttaaaaattgaagtgcatatctgggctcccttcttttctgtagccccgtttccccttgactcataataagcccgtagtgggtcatgcccctactgtacggtatatataaaaataacatataccgaggtttggagggctctgtgccggaaaggggacgtgggggtccgcttagtccgatgatgtgttcacggagggcgacgtggctacccacaaatccgaattaaaggttaatcgctccagta comes from Daphnia carinata strain CSIRO-1 chromosome 2, CSIRO_AGI_Dcar_HiC_V3, whole genome shotgun sequence and encodes:
- the LOC130686958 gene encoding bumetanide-sensitive sodium-(potassium)-chloride cotransporter-like translates to MCSWPTALVTCALVFTFFFIVRYRKPDVNWGSSTQVQVYKTALTNAQQFCNIDDHTKTYTPQILVMTGLPNMRPSLVDFAYLLCKNNSLMVCGDVLKERQSHKDRSYRIKKSLHWLRAHKTKAFYSLVDNLSFANGVGALLQATGVGKMRPNILLLGYQSEWRTSNNEEIESYFVAINTALEMHVAVAILRVQEGLDYEGIIRDYDMNNSASKKTNGEGVDNPSFADSPDGSLSSKPFVISGSIDTGLTDESVENRKPQQPNEISLSGDAISAAQKKHMKKTRVMFKDPQGNELSPDVQNSIYRFRMRQKRGTIDVWWLYDDGGLSMLLPHILTTRSTWADSKLRVFCLADVNEEQSHKKESMRLLLSKFRILVSDVVVIPDLTETPSTQTKAWFDALTHEFVRKDDESSMQNCNAPVIKESELIAEKPKTFNFMRLRELLLQHSTQANLIVMTLPVPQKGTVSGPLYMSWLETLTANMPPFLLVRGNHTSVLTFYS